From Meles meles chromosome 5, mMelMel3.1 paternal haplotype, whole genome shotgun sequence, one genomic window encodes:
- the SMIM8 gene encoding small integral membrane protein 8: MSSAPESSGFKEEPPKEKDFQNPGLRGVRTTTLFRAVNPELFIKPNKPVMAFGLITLSLCVAYIGYLHATQENTKDLYEATDSEGHSYMRRRTSKWD, encoded by the exons ATGTCTTCAGCACCGGAGTCTTCTGGCTTTAAAGAGGAACCACCCAAAGAGAAAGACTTTCAAAATCCAGGGCTCAGAGGGGTCCGTACAACAACCTTATTTCGAGCTGTGAATCCAGAGCTCTTCATTAAACCT aacAAACCTGTAATGGCTTTCGGATTGATAACCCTTTCACTTTGTGTGGCGTATATTGGTTATCTACATGCAACACAAGAGAATACAAAGGACCTATATGAAGCTACTGATAGTGAGGGACACAGTTACATGAGGAGGAGAACATCTAAATGGGATTAA